Part of the Phragmites australis chromosome 23, lpPhrAust1.1, whole genome shotgun sequence genome is shown below.
CAGTGTTATTTGGAGCTCAGTTACGAACATCATTATTTTGAGTTCCACTTATGGAAGAACAAGAAGGGTTTGAGGCTTTGAGCTCCACTTGGTATCTTAAGGGACCCGGAAATGTAAAAGAGTGGCCTATAGTCTGAATTCTGAAACGGTAGGGGTACTGGAGTACTTCAATATGCGAAAAAAATATAACCAAAAATTGGAAACATGGTAGAATAAAAGATTTGCAACCACCATAGTGTTTGGGCTACCAGAAACCTCATTCTGCCAATATGACCTGTCCATAATCTGACAATTGCAGCACTGATAAATCTCTTAAAGTCACATCATTTTAAGTTGTAAGAACGGGTGTTTGGACTATGGGAATACTCTCCCTTGGATCTATGGTTCATAGGAGTTGAAGCTGAAGAATATGTATCAGGCGGGCTAACTTGGTTATTAGATTGTACAAAAGAGTTGTAAGAGAGGCTCAAAGGCTCAATTACTCAACGCACATACTTGTTTGAATTGATTCAGGAGCTACTCTGGACTCTGGGGACTGGTTCTTCAGGGGTGTAGATAATCTCAGTCCTCTACTTCTTAATTATTTGTATTCATAAATAGTTGGTTGCAATTTCGAGGTTTTTGTACAGTTCCTTGCAATTCTGAGTTGACTTTAAGAAGCTTATGTTGTTCCATTATTTTTTCACCCGTGTATTGTGAGTTGGATGACTAAAAGAGGTCTGAAACAATCAGGGTGTATTTCAGGGAGTTCCTTGGCATCTGCTCCTGAAACAATCAGGGTCAATGAGCCATCCCTGGTACATTGCTAAACACGGAAAATTGGATACAGTTTACGCACTCTCAGTTTTGATTGAGTATGCACTGTAGGAGACACATCTCTCAGTCAACCGCTCATTGTTCTTTCGCTGCAGCACCAAGTGGACCACTGTTGGGATCAAGCTTCAGGGACACGTCCTTAAACATCTTGCGGCTGAGGGTGTTGTAAACTGCTCTTGAGTACTGCCGGGATGCATTCCTCCAGTCCATTCCACCCTTCATCATCTGCTCAAACTCCTCGTAGCTTATCTTGCCATCCTGTGGGCAGATATTTTAGTTTACTACTGCAATGAACTTGCTTAATACTTGTGATCTGATATAAATTGTTGGTTCTTGTGAAAGCAGTGATCTAACCTTGTCTTTGTCGACGTCCAGGATAATgtcatcgatcaccttctggtCGCCTCTTGGAGAGATCGCCTCCTTCAACTCTTCGATTTCAATGTAACTGCTCCCATTCTTGTCAAAGTAGCTGAACACCTTGGGAAGGTGATCCTCGCTACGGATTTTCTTCAGGTGAATGGAGACGGTCACAAACTCCTTGCAGTCCAGGGTCCCATTGCCGTCTATGTCGGCCTAGAGAATGCAAAGACAGGAGCATCTCAGCAGTCATTCAAACAGTTCACCAAGTTATATCCTCCTAGATTGGTGCACTTGATGGACCGTTTGATGGTCTGATGTGATCAAACATGTATTCGATGGAGCAATGCTACAACATGCAAACTGCGGAAAATGAGATGGCGCAACAAATTTATAGGTGAAGGGGATCTCACAGCTTCCATGAGCATATCCACATCGGTGTCATGGACATTGTGCCCTATCATTTGCAGTCCCTTTCTGAGTTCTTCAACTGTCAAGTGCCCATCCTTGTTGGTGTCCAACATGTGGAACAACTCCCTGATTGCATCGAGTTCTTCAGTTGGTAGGTATTCCGCCACCACCTAACCAATAAAAATGCTTTAGAATGGACTACATGCAAAAATCTCTGCTATGTGATATCATTGTTAACTCACAAGTAAGGCCTTCTTCTTGAATTTGTTCATAACAGTGAATTGCTTCAGCCTGGATCTCACTGCTTCTCCAAGAGGGATGTTGGGAGCTGCGCTGGCATTCTGTATCCAAGGATGTTCTTTGTTGTTGAAGAGCAGAAATGATAGTTAGCTTCAGCCCAACTATTTTGTGGAGAGGAAAACCGTCAGGATAACTAACCTAGAACCTGCTGAGCCGTCAACCGAGCGTAGGGACTTGGATCAAGCATCTTCCTGACAAGGTCTTTTGCATTCTCGGACACCTTTGGCCAAGGCTCCCTCTCGAAGTCGATGTTCGACTGGATGATTGCCCGCGCAATCCCTTCATCAGTCTCTGCAAATGTTCACCATAAATCTCGATGAATTGATGCACATGAAAAAAACTCTTGAGTTCCTGAACTGAGACACATGAACATACCAGCCCAGAAAGGAGGGACACCACACAGCAAGATGTACAGTATGACTCCTGCACTCCATATGTCTATTTCTTGCCCATAATTCCTCTTCAGGACTTCAGGAGCCATGTAGTAGGGGGATCCAACGATCTCGTTGAACCTTTCACCTGATTAAAACGAAGCGCACAATATGaaatttgtttctattttttgcaTTGTACAAATAATTGGAAGAGTTGTGGTTTTGTGCAGGGCTTTCTACCTGGTTTGAAGCACACAGAGAGACCGAAGTCGATGGCCTTGAGAGGGGAGTTCTCGGATGCATTGGTGTACAGGAAGTTCTCAGGCTTGAGGTCCCGGTGCATGACCCCGTGTTTGTGGCAATGCTGCAAAGAGGTTGTGATGTATCAGATTTCAGCCCCTCGAGTCACATTCGACGATCAATGCATAGAAATCTTGTTGATTATTTgtttcatgcttgaaatatcTAGTAAAGTTTGAAGACACTTGGAGGGAAGCAATTGGATTTTAAACCTTTTTAGCTTATGGTTAAAACAGAGTTTATTTGGTTCACACATTTCTCATTGACATGGCATATCTATGTAACCTGAACTTGTTCTTACATGTTCTTGCAGATTTGGAAGATGGTAACATGCATTCATACCTTGTTAATGCACATTGACGCATACGAGAGGGAATGCCAAATGCATGCTGACACTACAAACTTCCCTTGCCTATATCATGAACATTTTTGTTTTGAGCCAACCAAACCCaactacagttttttttttttttttgcatcatgTATTTGCATTATAAGCGATGCGTACCTCAGCAACAAAGTTTGAGCCTAataatttgaaagaaaaaaaaagttgtgtACCTCAGCAACATTAAATTGTTTCGTTTCCTATGCATACATTCTGACAATGCAAATAAATCCGTTTTGGAGACATTTGTCATCTATATAACTATTCAATGGGCAAGCTTCTAGGTCTGGCCACGCATTTCTTTTCCTGTGAAGTTTTTCAGATTCTTACGGGAAATTTTAACTGCTTCCTGCTAAATTATTATGGTGGAGTAGGCCTGAGTTGTAGTAGGATAGTTGGTTGAGGCTCTGATTGGGAAACGTTTTGGTCCTCGACAGCTCGCTGGTGTTCCCAAccccttcggcttcgccttttttttttcttttccgttTGGTTGTGAACACTTTTATTAGCTTTCAATACAAGTCGAGTTAATCTCCTTTAAGAGAAACAGGTCCTCTTGAAACCGGAACGCATGATATGCATGCAAGCTGCGTAGGTACGTACGAACCTCGACGACCTCCACGATGGTACGcatgacggcggcggcggcgcgctcgGTGTAGTGTCCGCGCGCAACGATGCGGTCGAAGAGCTCGCCGCCCTCGCAGACCTCCATGACGAGGTGCACGGCGTCGGCGTCCTCGAAGGCCTCGCGCAGCCGCACGACGTTGGCGTGCGCGGGCAGCGAGCGCATGATAGCCACCTCCCGCCGCACGTCCTCGATGTCAATGTTGCTGCGCAACCTTCGCTTGCTGATGGACTTGCAAGCGAGCACCGCGCCGGTGGCCGTGTCCGTGCACCGCTGCGTCACGCCGAACTCGCCGCGCCCCAGCTCCTCGCCGAGCTGGTACCGCCGGAGCAGCTCCTCGGCGCTCGCAACCGGGGCCATGCACTTACCCAGCACGGTCACCGGCGGCCATGTCTGTGCAGCGGCGCGCGCGGCGTCGGAGATCGAGGACACCGTGGAGTATGACCGCACGTTGGCCCCGCCGAGGCGGCCGCCGCGGTGCGCCCtgccagcaccgccgccgccttcgcCCCGCCGCTTGAAGGACTGCCGGGCCACGCAGCAGTTGCCCATCGTCGCGGCGCCACGATATGACGCCGGCCGGACGACGACGTCGTGCGCGCTGCAGTGGCCGGCCTAATCTCCCTGGACGGGCGGCGTGgatctctctcttcctctccctctctctagggcaagagaggaggagagagatggagggaaATGGCGCTGGGGTGGCCGTTGgctttgagagagagggagcctCTCTTTTCTCCCGGATCCTTCGTTCCTCGTTTTGCCATTTTTGGGACTGCACCATTGTTTCCGTCTGGTTTCGTTTGCAGAAAGCTCTGCTTTTGCTAGTGTGGATTTGCTAGAAAAAAGCGCGCACGCTTCCCGACAGCCAGTGCTGGGATTGTTTCCTATTCGGTCGAGTCATCTCGTTGGAACACACATGGAAGGAAATGGTCAACCGTCGTCTTCCTCGTCTCGCCTCTCCTCCGAGCcgcctctctctcactcccccATCCTCTCCAATCCTCACTCCCCTTCCTCTTTATAGCGGACATGGTTCttttatgcatatatgtgatttcaataattaataacaatataatcAATTAgattaacatgtttatcaaatatatattttagtagttcttatggatgcaatacataaagaaatcACTTAAAAAATTGAATTAGACAAGTTAAAAGAATATTGTACTCAATGGATGGTTCATTTCTCAGTAagttgtatacaccggatggtttggCCCTTAGAATGTTATACTCGCTGGAGTGTTTTTGACATAgaagagaaaattgaagaacacCAAAATATTTTACAGGAGAAGTGAAATTCGTCAGAGCAAGTTTGAACTCATCAGAGACAGCAGAAGTGAAATTCGTCACAGGATGAAGTttaaactcatcggatggtccggtgtttggttATGATATTTTACCAGAGCATTCTCAGTTAAAGGTGAAAATGATGTAtataccagatggtccgatgataaAAAGGAGTTCACACTGGAGGCTTTATCGgagtattttttaagatgatgCAACTGCTAGTTTGGTGTgcttgtacacaccggatggtccgatgaccAGAGAATTATACACATCGGATAAATGGACAatgaagtggctcggttggctcaagtctacacactagatagtccggtgatgtaGTTGAAggttacaccggaacatccagtattctcaaatgagtttgagtggagttctaacagCTATTTGTTACtgttgtacacgtcggatagtccagtgtttgTACTAATATTgacgccagatcatccggtgttcatagtcttttgtgaccattggagcaacgactagttcgcgggtttgtagctataaatacccccacttgaccatttgagtgtgctggagtccagagaagcttatatacacttgagaagacatccaaaccatcaaagtgctaaaaatgaTCATTCAAGACAATTAAACACAAgcttagagagtgattagtgctaatagtcctagagagagttgtgtctaggtgttgctacctagagaaggGATCAAGTAGTTATCCTAtattgtatcaagtggtacgtcgACGCCTTgcagtcttggtgacttgccagCACTGTGAGCCTTGATGGCTCATATTTGTTGATCCTCCGATTTTGTGTGGAGCAGTGACAAGATGCTTAtatggggacgcggagacccttaccttggtagcTCTGGCTCCTAAGTGAAGACAACGACAAATGCTCGGAAGGAGAAGTGGAGACCCTTTTCCCTCTAGCTTATTTATAGGATATTAATATCATAGTTTTCATTCAACACCTCCATGACTCTGCTATGTCAGCTACTGAGGTGAGTGAATTGAAAGCACAGATTTGTAGAACCACATTATCAATAGCAGACGCAACAAAGTCATGGAGATGATGTGACTTCGCTATGTCTATCACGCTTCGCTACGTCCACCACTGAGAACATGGTTCTATAAATCCGTGCTTTTAGTTCAGTAACTCCTAGTGCTTTTCTAGTAATAGATGCTGGCTATAGAATACTATTCTACCTAGGGTTACATTAGTGCCACCATGGGTTCTCTCGATAAGGTAGGCTAGACCGCATAGTATTTGGTACTACAAAACTTCTTTTGCGGATGGATCTGTGGAGGCGGTTATAGGATGTCGAGGGCGCATCCCACCATCAGACTACCTCCGTCTACGGTGATCCCCATGGCGGTGGCAGTGAAGGAGTCTGTGGCTCGTCTACCTAACATCCCATCGGAGGCGAGATCCTTCGTTTCGTTCGCGCGACTGTTCTCTCATGTGCATCGGGCTCGTGAGGTGGCCTCGATCAACTCTTGAATCTTCCCTGGGATTCTCAGTCATATGCCACGGGAGGTTGCAAGGAGAAACATGTAATAAAGTCTGGGGAAGGGACTGACATGGCAGAGAGAGTCGTGGGCACTTTTAGTGAGGGCAGTTCAGAGTTTTCGCCATGGCGTCTCTTCGACCCACTCGATCCCTAACCCTAAAATTGCCCCTAGTCATGCCAttggctccatcctcctctcGTCGCAAACTTCTCTTCCATCCCTGGTCCGCTAAAACCacctctccttcttcctcgaatCCTGTGTGGAAAGGTACCGCTCAAGGTGATATGAGATCATTCACACAAGTGGTTtaactactacagaaaaggtcatACGTGCCCCTTTTCACTGGTGGTTCAAAAATAACCGGCATTGCtaaagtatcactgccggttcttacaAAAAATCGGTAGTAATAGTCCATCTAAAAAAACCGACATTAATAATCAagttcactaccggttcattaTGCTATCATTGCCTGTTCAttatatcactgtcggttcattaTTAAACGCAAATCATTTTAgaaattcataacattttcatatttgGTCAGATCGAGACAAACTTTATAAGAAAATTGTAGAATTCaacgagatatacaactttgtagttgataacatttttatttgaagccatataggtgcccaaataatcatttaaagatTGTTGAAGGAAAGCCACGAACTAGACCACAAAGTAAATTGTTGGATCTGGTGTAACACTAGTAGGAATGATTGAAAAATCCACACACTGGGACATAAAGTTGAAAACTATaacttcaaagatttttatcgcGAGTTTGGTAATTTGGATTGATAAAATGTCTATGCAGCACTGACTTTCAGATGTAGAACTATGTCTTCAAAGTTTTTAAGGCAAATTGGAGAATGTAAATTTTTTACCAAAAGCTTCAGAGGTATTGTTGAGAATCTTTGGAACCTTTTTTTGGAGGTCAAGAAAGGTACCAGTGTATACACgatattttttttccagatgTGCCTCCTCGTTAGCTTTGAAAGTAGAGGTCAAACACCGAAATCGgagtccatatgcaaaagttatggctgttttacagAATGATACACAGATTGGAGACAACCTTTTTCATACGAAGccagatggagacaaactttatatcaaaattgcaGATCTCtatgagatgtacaactttgtagttgacaacatTTTCACTTGAAGCAATC
Proteins encoded:
- the LOC133906502 gene encoding calcium-dependent protein kinase 29-like, which gives rise to MGNCCVARQSFKRRGEGGGGAGRAHRGGRLGGANVRSYSTVSSISDAARAAAQTWPPVTVLGKCMAPVASAEELLRRYQLGEELGRGEFGVTQRCTDTATGAVLACKSISKRRLRSNIDIEDVRREVAIMRSLPAHANVVRLREAFEDADAVHLVMEVCEGGELFDRIVARGHYTERAAAAVMRTIVEVVEHCHKHGVMHRDLKPENFLYTNASENSPLKAIDFGLSVCFKPGERFNEIVGSPYYMAPEVLKRNYGQEIDIWSAGVILYILLCGVPPFWAETDEGIARAIIQSNIDFEREPWPKVSENAKDLVRKMLDPSPYARLTAQQVLEHPWIQNASAAPNIPLGEAVRSRLKQFTVMNKFKKKALLVVAEYLPTEELDAIRELFHMLDTNKDGHLTVEELRKGLQMIGHNVHDTDVDMLMEAADIDGNGTLDCKEFVTVSIHLKKIRSEDHLPKVFSYFDKNGSSYIEIEELKEAISPRGDQKVIDDIILDVDKDKDGKISYEEFEQMMKGGMDWRNASRQYSRAVYNTLSRKMFKDVSLKLDPNSGPLGAAAKEQ